Proteins encoded by one window of Chondromyces crocatus:
- the rpmH gene encoding 50S ribosomal protein L34 — protein MKRTYQPHNTRRARTHGFRARMATSGGRKVINNRRRKGRTRLVPSIYKK, from the coding sequence ATGAAACGCACATACCAGCCGCACAACACGCGCCGCGCTCGCACTCATGGTTTCCGCGCTCGGATGGCGACGTCCGGAGGCCGCAAGGTCATCAACAACCGCCGCCGCAAGGGACGCACCCGCCTCGTCCCCTCCATCTACAAGAAGTAA
- a CDS encoding acyl carrier protein: protein MTDEAKLLDIFKTVAARVDKRQFPNVTMDSVITDLGIDSLSMMQIIGEMETSLKIMIPDEDLVELITVGDLCRKVGERLSATA, encoded by the coding sequence ATGACCGACGAAGCCAAGCTGCTGGACATCTTCAAGACCGTCGCTGCCCGCGTGGACAAGCGACAATTCCCCAACGTCACGATGGACTCGGTGATCACCGATCTCGGGATCGACTCGCTCTCGATGATGCAGATCATCGGGGAGATGGAGACGTCGCTGAAGATCATGATCCCCGACGAGGACCTCGTCGAGCTGATCACCGTCGGCGATCTCTGCCGGAAGGTCGGCGAGCGCCTCAGCGCGACGGCGTGA
- the rnpA gene encoding ribonuclease P protein component has translation MGRLSRAQRIRKRPDFIRIQEGGIRVTSRHFLLLLAPSSDRNLPPRLGVVASRKVGGAVERNRSKRLVREVFRQSGAVFPAGIDVVVIVRPGAHLLSCAQMEAELQGVAPFIRRRAQEVLRRAHPSS, from the coding sequence ATGGGGCGCCTCTCGCGGGCGCAGCGTATCCGGAAGCGGCCCGACTTCATCCGAATCCAGGAGGGTGGAATTCGGGTGACGAGCAGGCACTTCCTCCTGTTGCTTGCCCCCTCATCCGATCGAAACCTCCCCCCGCGCCTCGGCGTGGTCGCCTCTCGCAAGGTCGGAGGGGCCGTCGAACGGAACCGCTCGAAGCGCCTCGTACGTGAGGTCTTCCGTCAGAGCGGCGCTGTCTTCCCGGCTGGCATCGACGTCGTGGTGATCGTCCGTCCTGGAGCGCACTTGCTTTCCTGTGCCCAGATGGAGGCAGAGCTTCAGGGCGTGGCACCGTTCATCCGGCGGCGCGCCCAGGAGGTCCTCCGGCGCGCCCATCCGTCCTCGTGA
- a CDS encoding class I SAM-dependent methyltransferase, producing the protein MGSTKTEVEVSYDVSNEFFRLWLDERMNYTSAVFETPEQSLEAAQLNKLRILSDFAKLTPEKRLLDIGCGWGAAVEYAVTTRGVKRAVGLTLSTAQAQEVNARKLPGVEVVCSDFRTWEPAEKFDSLISICMMDHLCSPAEARQGKAVDIYRSFFKRCWDATNPGAWFGLQTILRNRTPRMTPWGGLPAGTKKELEDIYFCTHDIFPGGLNPRMEDIIQAVNPWWEVVTVHTRREHYQRTTGEWLRRLRLNEKTIRSTWGDKVFDDYDRYLSTCVNAFDKHYESLAQYELRRID; encoded by the coding sequence ATGGGATCGACGAAGACCGAGGTCGAGGTCAGCTACGACGTCTCTAATGAGTTCTTCCGGCTCTGGCTGGATGAGCGGATGAACTACACCAGCGCCGTCTTCGAGACGCCGGAGCAGTCGCTGGAGGCAGCGCAGCTCAACAAGCTCCGCATCCTGTCCGACTTCGCGAAGCTCACCCCCGAGAAGAGGCTTCTCGACATCGGGTGTGGCTGGGGCGCAGCCGTGGAGTACGCCGTCACGACCCGGGGCGTGAAGCGCGCCGTGGGCCTGACGCTGTCGACGGCGCAAGCGCAGGAAGTGAACGCGCGGAAGCTGCCCGGTGTCGAGGTGGTGTGCTCCGACTTCCGGACCTGGGAGCCGGCAGAGAAGTTCGACAGCCTGATCAGCATCTGCATGATGGATCACCTCTGCTCGCCGGCCGAGGCGCGGCAAGGCAAGGCCGTCGACATCTACCGCTCGTTCTTCAAGCGCTGCTGGGACGCGACGAACCCCGGCGCCTGGTTCGGGCTGCAGACGATCCTCCGCAACCGCACGCCGCGCATGACGCCCTGGGGCGGGCTGCCGGCCGGCACGAAGAAGGAGCTGGAGGACATCTACTTCTGCACCCACGACATCTTCCCCGGGGGCCTGAACCCGCGGATGGAAGACATCATCCAGGCCGTCAATCCCTGGTGGGAGGTCGTGACGGTGCACACCCGGCGCGAGCACTATCAGCGCACCACGGGGGAGTGGCTGCGGCGGCTGCGTCTCAATGAGAAGACCATCCGTTCGACGTGGGGGGACAAGGTGTTCGACGATTACGATCGGTATCTGTCGACGTGCGTGAACGCATTCGACAAGCACTACGAATCGCTCGCTCAATACGAACTCCGCCGGATCGACTGA
- the yidC gene encoding membrane protein insertase YidC: protein MERSNLLKWLFIGLAVLLFIQFGPKLFGEEQVERQPLGSLRDDTQAPERAAEEMCVIEGEGFKAELSSRGGSLRHFWLTLPKYQIVKEQDQKLPLDLVSTTLESRSPLRTDLRLLADAPQQQVEFHDLDWKLAAQDGKSCTFTHADANSDLTKVVAATGKSYELEVTLSVKNLSAEKRKHRLTVEQTAYHTQSETTGSFLQPTTEWATETIASTNERTDRQLPTDFEPKDFEDKEFTSEKWRRTPGDAQFAAVSSSYFSKIVIPIEGPRPAAETQIEEIWDSRKYRKQASDPNHGYVYRARLAYPETEIEPQGTTTYKLVAYAGPKERELLGTLGHNTTEVINLGWFSPIAKVLVSYLYVLHRAVGSWGWAIVLLTMTVRMLLFPLSLQQIKSAAAMRKLKPEMDSLNEKYKDDAAQRAVALQELWRKNKVANPLVGCFPLLLQMPVWFALYTALQTAVELYHTPFGPFIRDLASRDPYFVIPVVLGASSFIQQKLMPPQGDPAQQKMMLYMMPAVFTAMMLFLPAGLGVYMLTNTWLGIGQQVLVERYLKGRDGGGIEVREKSSGDDGKSAPALGKGKARVRG from the coding sequence ATGGAACGCAGCAACCTGTTGAAGTGGCTGTTCATCGGCCTCGCCGTCCTGCTTTTCATCCAGTTCGGGCCGAAGTTGTTCGGCGAGGAACAGGTCGAGCGGCAGCCGCTCGGAAGCCTCCGCGATGATACGCAGGCTCCGGAGCGCGCCGCCGAAGAGATGTGTGTCATCGAGGGCGAGGGCTTCAAGGCCGAGCTGTCGAGCCGTGGCGGATCACTCCGGCACTTCTGGCTCACCTTGCCGAAGTACCAGATCGTCAAGGAGCAGGATCAGAAGCTGCCCCTGGATCTGGTCAGCACGACCCTCGAATCGCGCAGCCCCTTGAGGACCGATCTGCGCCTCCTCGCAGACGCCCCGCAGCAGCAGGTCGAGTTCCACGATCTCGACTGGAAGCTCGCCGCGCAGGACGGCAAGAGCTGCACGTTCACCCACGCCGACGCGAACAGCGACCTGACCAAGGTCGTCGCCGCCACCGGCAAGTCGTACGAGCTCGAAGTCACGCTGAGCGTGAAGAACCTGTCCGCCGAGAAGCGGAAGCACCGACTCACCGTCGAGCAGACCGCGTACCACACGCAGTCCGAGACCACGGGTAGCTTCCTCCAGCCCACGACCGAGTGGGCCACGGAGACGATCGCGTCCACGAACGAGCGCACGGATCGCCAGCTCCCCACCGACTTCGAACCCAAGGACTTCGAGGACAAAGAGTTCACGTCCGAGAAGTGGCGCCGCACGCCTGGCGATGCGCAGTTTGCCGCCGTCTCCAGCAGCTACTTCAGCAAGATCGTCATCCCCATCGAGGGCCCTCGCCCCGCCGCCGAGACGCAGATCGAGGAGATCTGGGACTCGCGCAAGTACCGCAAGCAGGCCTCTGATCCCAACCACGGGTACGTCTATCGAGCCCGGCTCGCCTACCCCGAGACCGAGATCGAGCCGCAAGGGACGACGACCTACAAACTCGTCGCCTACGCTGGCCCGAAGGAGCGAGAGCTGCTCGGAACGCTGGGACACAACACCACCGAGGTCATCAACCTCGGCTGGTTCTCTCCCATCGCGAAGGTGCTCGTCTCCTACTTGTACGTGCTCCACCGGGCGGTCGGGAGCTGGGGCTGGGCGATCGTCCTGCTCACGATGACCGTGCGCATGCTGCTGTTCCCGCTGAGCCTCCAGCAGATCAAGAGCGCCGCCGCGATGCGGAAGCTCAAGCCGGAGATGGACTCGCTCAACGAGAAGTACAAGGACGACGCGGCTCAGCGTGCCGTCGCGCTGCAAGAGCTCTGGCGGAAGAACAAGGTCGCGAACCCCCTCGTGGGCTGCTTCCCCTTGCTCCTCCAGATGCCCGTCTGGTTCGCGCTGTACACGGCGCTGCAGACGGCCGTGGAGCTGTATCACACGCCATTCGGCCCCTTCATTCGCGACCTCGCCTCGAGAGATCCTTATTTCGTCATCCCCGTCGTGCTAGGCGCATCGAGCTTCATTCAGCAAAAGCTCATGCCGCCTCAAGGCGACCCGGCTCAGCAGAAGATGATGCTGTACATGATGCCGGCCGTCTTCACGGCGATGATGCTCTTCCTACCCGCCGGCCTGGGCGTGTACATGCTGACGAACACCTGGCTCGGCATCGGTCAGCAAGTGCTGGTCGAGCGCTATCTCAAGGGTCGCGACGGGGGGGGCATCGAAGTGCGGGAAAAATCTTCGGGTGACGACGGGAAGTCGGCGCCTGCTCTTGGAAAGGGAAAAGCACGTGTCCGTGGATAG
- a CDS encoding beta-ketoacyl-[acyl-carrier-protein] synthase family protein, whose product MRRRVVVTGIGVVSPLGNDAETTWRNLLEGRSGIGKLEGFPTDKLRSDVAASVRDFEAERYLSAKEVEIHGRVTHFSVAAAVEAMNQAGISPSAGSLAADDEEDASGAGDVSGSAERARYGCLMSTGMGSVDIFEEQIARSAQRGPRAVSPFFIPGVMPNSATAVIAIRYGLMGPSYSLASACCTGTHSIATSALMIESGDADVMVAGGAEAATRMNTVAGFGNARALARAVDGDPTKASRPFDRKRQGFVMAEGAGVLVLEEEQHALRRGAKPLAYIAGFGMTTDATHLTRPDTSGSGLVRAMQRALERAELGPEVIGYINPHATSTPQGDAAEVLALRSVFGERLEQIPISATKSMLGHMLGGAGAVETIAVVCSLRDQALHPSINVEDLDPAFSLELVKERRSLDLRYAIKVSAGFGGHNCALVLERAQG is encoded by the coding sequence ATGCGAAGGCGTGTCGTTGTCACCGGTATCGGCGTCGTGAGCCCTCTGGGCAACGACGCAGAGACGACCTGGCGTAACCTGCTGGAAGGTCGCTCCGGCATAGGAAAGCTCGAGGGCTTCCCCACCGACAAACTCCGCAGCGATGTCGCTGCCTCGGTGAGGGATTTCGAGGCCGAGCGGTATCTGTCGGCCAAGGAAGTGGAGATCCACGGGCGCGTCACGCATTTCAGCGTGGCCGCCGCCGTCGAGGCGATGAACCAGGCGGGGATCTCTCCCAGCGCGGGGTCGCTCGCCGCGGACGACGAGGAGGACGCTTCCGGCGCCGGGGATGTCTCTGGAAGCGCCGAGCGAGCGCGTTACGGGTGTCTGATGTCGACGGGGATGGGCTCCGTCGACATCTTCGAGGAGCAGATCGCTCGGAGCGCCCAGCGGGGGCCGCGAGCGGTGTCGCCGTTCTTCATCCCGGGCGTGATGCCCAACAGCGCGACGGCGGTCATCGCCATCCGTTACGGGCTGATGGGGCCGTCCTACAGCCTGGCCAGCGCCTGCTGCACCGGGACCCACTCGATCGCGACCTCGGCGCTGATGATCGAGTCGGGCGACGCCGACGTGATGGTTGCTGGGGGCGCAGAGGCCGCCACGCGAATGAACACGGTGGCCGGGTTCGGGAACGCCCGAGCCCTGGCACGCGCGGTCGACGGAGACCCGACGAAGGCGAGCCGACCTTTCGATCGAAAGCGTCAGGGCTTCGTGATGGCCGAAGGCGCGGGCGTGCTGGTCCTCGAGGAAGAGCAGCACGCGCTGCGGCGAGGAGCGAAGCCGCTCGCGTACATCGCCGGCTTCGGGATGACCACGGACGCGACGCACCTCACCCGGCCCGACACCTCGGGCTCAGGGCTGGTGCGGGCGATGCAGCGTGCGCTGGAGCGCGCCGAGCTCGGTCCAGAGGTCATCGGGTACATCAACCCGCACGCGACCTCCACGCCCCAGGGCGATGCGGCAGAGGTGCTGGCGCTCCGGAGCGTCTTCGGCGAGCGGCTGGAGCAGATCCCCATCTCGGCAACGAAGTCGATGCTGGGGCACATGCTCGGCGGCGCCGGGGCGGTGGAGACCATTGCGGTCGTCTGCTCCCTGCGCGATCAGGCGCTGCACCCGTCGATCAACGTCGAGGATCTGGATCCGGCCTTCTCCTTGGAGCTCGTGAAGGAGCGTCGTTCGCTGGATCTGCGCTACGCGATCAAGGTCTCCGCCGGCTTCGGCGGCCACAACTGTGCGCTGGTGCTCGAGCGAGCCCAGGGCTGA
- a CDS encoding OmpA family protein yields the protein MEREAEDSSKMGRQAKAEGTPASGAKRRKSAARWGLACIGALTGLAASLWAPDAAAQQPTFYLDRLYMAGAPDDGIAVWRPQMAPETRFYGQLGLGFGLNPLRNENVYDRSIIYQNTPVSTQLITYLDAGVELLGKFGLQVSLPFIAVQTANLASPSTAALMDARFDLRFLAWHTNDNFFKIGVNGMVWVPSGDRYSFSSDTQATGGFMVSGELDFKKLFVIMNTGLHFRPARGLGDSTTDFSTSSEWRWGVGGYVPLRDGQVRLGLQVFGSTGITGDKFFKGSNTPIEWMADGRMYLGEKKQGWIGLGGGTRISAGYAPDFRGVLLAGYSFGIRDTDPPSPDRRFKSQRYADHGADTDKDGLPDDIDLCPTEPEDGKPPNTDDGCPALPDRDGDGIPDSSDKCPDEPEDFDKIDDLDGCPEDDADQDNIPDAEDACPKEPGEPSTDPAKNGCPQFIRRISGSSEIQILKQVQFATGSAVILPGSYPILDEVVRLLKVNPEIQHLAIEGHTDNRGSDELNEKLSNDRSHSVMKYLIDRGGIDAGRLSAKGFGPKVPIADNNTADGRQKNRRVEFHIRSRVGGEGTEGGGGGAAPP from the coding sequence ATGGAACGCGAAGCAGAGGACAGCAGCAAGATGGGTCGACAGGCGAAGGCAGAGGGCACTCCTGCCAGCGGCGCGAAGCGGCGGAAGAGCGCAGCGCGGTGGGGGCTCGCGTGCATCGGCGCGCTCACTGGACTCGCGGCATCGCTCTGGGCTCCGGACGCCGCGGCGCAGCAGCCGACGTTCTACCTGGACCGCCTCTACATGGCTGGCGCTCCTGACGACGGCATCGCCGTCTGGCGGCCTCAGATGGCGCCCGAAACTCGTTTTTACGGGCAGCTCGGCCTCGGCTTCGGCCTGAACCCGCTGCGCAACGAGAACGTCTACGACCGCAGCATCATCTACCAGAACACGCCCGTCTCCACGCAGCTCATCACGTACCTCGACGCTGGCGTCGAGCTGCTGGGCAAATTCGGCCTCCAGGTCTCGCTCCCCTTCATCGCAGTGCAGACGGCCAACCTGGCGTCTCCCAGCACCGCGGCGTTGATGGACGCGCGCTTCGATCTCCGGTTCCTTGCGTGGCACACCAACGACAATTTCTTCAAGATCGGCGTGAACGGCATGGTCTGGGTGCCGTCGGGGGATCGCTACTCGTTCAGCAGCGACACGCAGGCGACCGGCGGGTTCATGGTCTCCGGCGAACTCGACTTCAAGAAGCTGTTCGTGATCATGAACACGGGCCTGCACTTCCGGCCTGCGCGAGGGCTCGGTGACTCCACCACGGATTTCTCGACCTCCAGCGAGTGGCGCTGGGGCGTCGGTGGGTATGTACCCCTGCGTGACGGGCAGGTGCGCCTCGGGTTGCAGGTCTTCGGTTCGACGGGGATCACCGGCGACAAGTTCTTCAAGGGGTCGAACACGCCAATCGAGTGGATGGCGGACGGGCGCATGTACCTCGGGGAGAAGAAGCAAGGATGGATCGGCCTGGGCGGCGGTACGCGCATCAGCGCGGGTTACGCCCCCGACTTCCGAGGGGTGCTCCTGGCCGGTTACTCCTTCGGCATTCGCGACACCGACCCGCCGTCCCCGGACCGCCGCTTCAAGTCCCAGCGCTACGCGGATCACGGAGCGGACACGGACAAGGACGGGTTGCCGGACGACATCGATCTCTGCCCGACCGAGCCCGAGGACGGGAAGCCGCCGAACACGGACGACGGCTGCCCTGCGCTGCCGGATCGTGACGGCGACGGGATCCCCGACTCCTCGGACAAGTGCCCCGATGAGCCGGAAGACTTCGACAAGATCGACGATCTGGACGGCTGCCCCGAGGACGACGCGGACCAGGACAACATCCCGGACGCGGAAGACGCCTGCCCCAAGGAGCCTGGTGAGCCGAGCACCGACCCCGCGAAGAACGGCTGCCCGCAGTTCATCCGGCGCATCTCGGGCTCCAGCGAAATCCAGATCCTCAAGCAGGTTCAGTTCGCCACGGGCAGCGCCGTGATCCTCCCCGGCAGCTACCCGATCCTCGACGAGGTTGTGCGGCTTCTGAAGGTGAACCCCGAGATCCAGCACCTGGCGATCGAGGGTCACACCGACAACCGTGGCTCTGACGAGCTGAACGAGAAGCTCTCGAACGATCGCTCCCACTCGGTCATGAAGTACCTGATCGACCGGGGTGGCATCGACGCAGGGCGCCTGTCGGCGAAGGGTTTCGGTCCCAAGGTTCCCATCGCGGACAACAACACCGCCGACGGGCGGCAGAAGAACCGCCGCGTCGAGTTCCACATCCGCAGCCGCGTGGGAGGCGAGGGAACCGAGGGCGGTGGTGGTGGCGCGGCGCCGCCGTGA